In one Babylonia areolata isolate BAREFJ2019XMU chromosome 14, ASM4173473v1, whole genome shotgun sequence genomic region, the following are encoded:
- the LOC143289736 gene encoding uncharacterized protein LOC143289736 produces the protein MCIYIYITRLQDSVGLIVSITLTELFKCIRNVRLPATQVDTPAKILAVLEENWGDQRDATELATTFFNRQQQPKETVIDYASHLQHLWTKVNKAEDGMIQVSATILRDAFARGLQPATLKRDVRRLIRYHPDTTFEAAKKEALRWLREDSHTYNICPGVDNTTVVRLQSQLATLAAENTSLRRQLQSPMPAHSPLPPQPALHPQRCAAEHTPDLSHCVWCERSGHTEHQCRHKRRYKARQQNADHQPAAPAHNQCVATTHTGRPGPMPSTAPAPNQRCRRRRRRRHHSTTPDAVVPRMSPPVISPAPQRSSQQPPSVTPTDPVSLHHQGDKVTDTDTDSDSGMWLTRPMPRPRTPTQRAAPEPPPLPPDPAPRRSTRLATRTPLTVF, from the coding sequence atgtgtatatatatatatattacaagattacaagatagtgttggattaattgtttcaatcactttaactgagctattcaaatgtattaggaatgtcaggctgccggcgacacaagtggacaccccagccaagatccttgcggttcttgaggagaactggggagatcagcgagaCGCCACCGAGCTTGCCACCACCTTCTTCAACAGGCAGCaacagcccaaggagacggtgatcgactatgcatcccatcttcagcacctatggaccaaagtcaacaaggctgaagatgggatgatCCAGGTGTCAGCGACCATCCTCCGCGACGCtttcgccagaggccttcagccagccacACTGAAGCGTGATGTCAGGCGCCTCATCCgctaccaccctgacaccacctttgaggcagcgaagaaggaggccctgcgatggctgcgggaggacagccacacctacaacatctgccctggcgtagacaacaccactgttgtccgcctacagtcccagctggccacactcgcagctgagaacaccagcctgcgacgtcagctgcagtcacccatgccagcacacagCCCACTGCCTCCACAACCAGCACTTCATCCTCAACGCtgtgctgctgagcacaccccagacCTCtcgcactgtgtctggtgtgagaggtctggccacacagagcaccagtgtcgccacaagcgacgctacAAGGCCAGGCAACAGAATGCTGACCACCAGCCTGCagctccagcccacaaccagtgtgttgcCACTACACATACTGGGCGACCTGGGCCCATGCCATCAACtgcaccagctccaaaccagagatgcaggagacgcagacgacggaggcaccacagcaccacacctgacgctgtggtcCCACGGATGTCCCCACCTGTCATCAGCCCCGCACCGcagaggtccagccaacaaccaccctctgtcacgcctacagacccggtctcactgcaccaccagggcgacaaagtgactgacactgacactgacagtgacagtggtatgtggctgaccaggcccatgccaagacccaggacaccaacccagcgagctgcaccagagccgcctccactaccaccagatcctgcaccgaGACGGTCTACACGACTGGCAACCAGGACTCCACTAACAGTGTTTTGA